From the genome of Fimbriimonadaceae bacterium, one region includes:
- a CDS encoding riboflavin synthase has translation MFTGIIQTVGVIREIDAPKLLIDVPNDVWDDPYRLGESISVNGCCLTLADFDQGLNFHLSEETLARTTLHSIQAGDRVNVERAMRPTDRFGGHIVLGHVDTIGELLSMHDEGESHVFRFEAPQGYGKYLVDKGSITIDGISLTVVRPFAGAFDVWVIPITYEHTNLSVRQPGDKVNFEFDVIAKHVERLIGVHHSG, from the coding sequence ATGTTTACAGGAATCATCCAAACCGTCGGGGTCATTCGCGAAATTGATGCCCCAAAGCTCCTTATAGACGTCCCTAACGATGTCTGGGACGACCCTTACAGGCTGGGGGAGAGCATCTCGGTCAACGGCTGCTGCCTAACGCTCGCAGACTTCGACCAGGGGCTCAACTTCCACCTCAGCGAAGAGACACTTGCTCGGACCACCCTTCACAGCATCCAAGCAGGCGATAGGGTCAACGTCGAACGTGCAATGCGCCCCACGGACCGCTTTGGCGGGCACATCGTTCTTGGCCATGTCGATACCATCGGCGAACTTCTGAGCATGCACGACGAGGGTGAATCGCACGTGTTCCGGTTTGAAGCCCCGCAAGGCTACGGAAAGTACCTTGTGGATAAGGGGTCCATCACCATAGATGGTATCTCCTTGACAGTAGTGCGTCCATTTGCCGGTGCGTTCGATGTATGGGTCATCCCCATCACCTATGAACACACGAATTTGTCCGTCCGTCAGCCTGGCGATAAGGTGAACTTTGAGTTCGACGTGATCGCCAAGCACGTCGAAAGGCTGATCGGCGTGCATCATTCCGGGTGA
- the acnA gene encoding aconitate hydratase AcnA yields the protein MNSFNAKANWTVDGQTYTIFRLAAVADRGHNLRRLPFSLRVLLENLLRNQETGTVADEDIEALATWDPKADPSKEIAFTPARTLLQDFTGVPCVVDLAAMRDAMAELGGDPQKINPLNPVELVIDHSVQVDQYGTEAAILINRDLEFERNEERYKFLKWGQNALHNFKAVPPNTGIVHQVNIEYLARVVMTDGTPGYAYPDTLVGTDSHTTMVNGLGVLGWGVGGIEAEAAMLGQPVSMLIPHVIGFKLTGTLREGTTATDLVLVVTEMLRNKGVVGKFVEFFGAGLTGLPVADRATIANMAPEYGATMGFFPVDEETIKYLRMTGRPEEHVKMVEAYCKEQGLWHNTADGEPEYTDVLSLDLGTVVPSVAGPKRPQDRLALQDAGPAFKKTFEPVMAGRSTKMPLPMAGAATAVLEKPEDEANAVAGDLRDGAVVIAAITSCTNTSNPSVMVAAGLLAKKAVEKGLDVKPWVKTSLAPGSRVVTNYLTDSGLLPYLEKLNFFTVGYGCTTCIGNSGPLPEEISKAINEKNLVAVSVLSGNRNFEGRVHADVKANYLMSPPLVVAYALVGTIDIDLTQDSLGKDKDGNDVFLRDIWPSQHEIAETIHKCGMTDMFRKNYADVFKGDEKWNALDAGSSDRYGWDPKSTYIKRAPYFDGMPKTAPDVVADLNAMKVLAILGDSITTDHISPAGSIKGSSPAGLYLEEHGIEKRLFNSYGSRRGNHEVMVRGTFANIRLKNQLAPGTEGEWTTYLPTGEVMSIFDASEKYQEDGVGLIVLAGKEYGTGSSRDWAAKGPYLLGIKCVIAESFERIHRSNLVGMGILPLQFEAGDSIASLGLTGQEEFSVLGLSDGIAHHFHESKLLDVRATDERGMVKTFRALARIDTPQECQYYRHGGILQYVLRQLLKD from the coding sequence ATGAACAGTTTTAACGCCAAAGCCAACTGGACCGTCGACGGCCAAACTTACACCATTTTTCGACTCGCTGCCGTAGCGGACCGAGGCCACAACTTGAGGCGGCTCCCGTTCTCCCTAAGGGTGCTTTTGGAGAATCTGCTCCGAAACCAAGAGACCGGCACGGTGGCAGACGAAGATATCGAGGCGTTGGCGACTTGGGACCCCAAAGCAGACCCCAGCAAGGAGATCGCTTTTACGCCAGCCCGAACGCTCCTCCAAGACTTCACCGGTGTCCCTTGCGTTGTCGATCTTGCCGCTATGCGCGATGCGATGGCGGAGCTCGGCGGCGATCCTCAAAAAATCAACCCGCTGAACCCCGTTGAGCTGGTCATTGATCACAGCGTTCAGGTCGATCAATACGGCACTGAAGCGGCGATTTTGATCAACCGCGACCTTGAGTTTGAGCGCAATGAGGAGCGCTACAAGTTTTTGAAGTGGGGTCAGAACGCCCTGCACAACTTTAAGGCCGTGCCCCCGAACACCGGCATCGTCCACCAGGTGAATATCGAATATCTCGCCCGAGTGGTGATGACCGACGGCACGCCAGGATACGCCTATCCCGATACATTGGTGGGGACCGACTCGCACACCACAATGGTCAACGGTTTGGGCGTGCTGGGCTGGGGCGTCGGCGGCATTGAGGCAGAGGCCGCGATGCTTGGCCAGCCGGTGAGCATGCTCATCCCGCACGTCATCGGATTTAAGTTAACGGGCACACTTCGGGAAGGAACAACTGCGACGGACCTCGTCCTTGTAGTCACCGAAATGCTCCGCAATAAGGGCGTTGTCGGCAAGTTCGTCGAGTTCTTTGGCGCGGGCCTCACTGGGCTCCCGGTGGCGGACCGCGCGACCATCGCGAACATGGCTCCCGAATACGGCGCAACGATGGGCTTCTTCCCGGTCGACGAAGAGACGATCAAGTATCTGCGCATGACCGGCCGTCCGGAAGAGCATGTAAAAATGGTCGAGGCGTACTGCAAAGAGCAGGGGCTCTGGCACAATACAGCCGATGGCGAGCCGGAGTACACGGATGTCCTCAGCCTAGATCTCGGCACGGTCGTGCCAAGCGTTGCCGGACCCAAGCGCCCGCAAGATCGTCTTGCCTTGCAGGATGCCGGACCGGCTTTTAAGAAGACATTCGAGCCAGTTATGGCGGGACGCAGCACGAAGATGCCGTTGCCAATGGCTGGCGCTGCAACCGCAGTCTTGGAAAAGCCTGAAGACGAAGCCAATGCCGTTGCTGGCGATCTGCGTGATGGAGCGGTCGTCATTGCCGCGATCACAAGTTGTACGAATACGTCAAACCCGTCGGTGATGGTCGCCGCCGGGCTGCTGGCGAAGAAAGCGGTCGAAAAAGGTCTTGATGTGAAGCCTTGGGTCAAGACGAGTTTGGCCCCCGGTTCGCGAGTTGTCACCAACTACCTGACCGATTCTGGCCTCCTGCCGTATCTTGAGAAGCTAAATTTCTTTACCGTTGGCTATGGCTGCACGACCTGTATCGGGAACTCCGGTCCGCTGCCTGAAGAGATCAGCAAGGCGATCAACGAGAAAAACCTTGTTGCGGTCTCAGTCCTAAGTGGCAACCGTAACTTCGAAGGCCGCGTCCATGCCGACGTCAAGGCGAACTACCTGATGTCGCCTCCTCTTGTCGTCGCTTATGCGCTTGTTGGAACCATCGACATTGACCTCACCCAAGATTCGCTCGGCAAAGACAAGGACGGCAACGACGTGTTCCTACGCGACATTTGGCCTTCGCAGCACGAGATTGCCGAAACAATCCACAAGTGCGGCATGACCGACATGTTCCGCAAGAACTACGCAGACGTTTTTAAGGGCGACGAGAAGTGGAATGCACTTGATGCGGGCTCTTCTGACCGCTACGGTTGGGACCCGAAATCCACCTACATTAAGCGCGCGCCTTACTTTGATGGGATGCCAAAAACGGCTCCTGATGTGGTTGCCGACCTGAATGCGATGAAGGTTTTGGCGATTTTGGGCGACTCGATCACCACCGATCACATCTCTCCGGCTGGCAGCATCAAGGGCTCTTCGCCGGCTGGGTTGTATCTGGAAGAGCACGGCATTGAAAAGAGGCTGTTCAACAGCTACGGTTCGAGACGCGGCAATCATGAGGTGATGGTGAGGGGCACCTTTGCCAACATCCGATTAAAGAATCAGCTCGCTCCCGGAACGGAAGGCGAATGGACGACTTATCTGCCCACCGGTGAAGTGATGTCGATCTTCGACGCCTCAGAGAAGTATCAAGAGGACGGGGTTGGACTGATCGTTCTTGCCGGAAAAGAGTACGGAACAGGCTCAAGCCGGGACTGGGCGGCAAAGGGGCCGTATCTGCTCGGCATCAAATGCGTCATCGCTGAGAGTTTTGAGCGGATTCACCGCTCGAATCTGGTGGGGATGGGGATTCTCCCACTCCAGTTCGAGGCTGGCGACAGCATCGCTTCGCTCGGACTCACCGGGCAAGAGGAGTTCTCTGTGCTTGGATTGAGCGATGGTATTGCCCACCACTTCCACGAAAGCAAGTTACTTGATGTGCGGGCCACAGACGAGAGAGGAATGGTCAAGACGTTCCGAGCCTTGGCGCGAATTGACACTCCCCAGGAATGCCAGTACTACCGGCACGGCGGAATTCTGCAATACGTTCTGCGGCAGTTGTTGAAGGACTGA